One genomic window of Acidobacteriota bacterium includes the following:
- the plsX gene encoding phosphate acyltransferase PlsX — MRVAVDAMGGDRAPRVVVEGAVAAVRSTGVGVTLVGPPELLRAELDRVPDSAALDITIAPAADVVGMGETPARALRRKPQASIKVAAELVANGEAAALFSAGNTGATVLAAYTALGLLEGAERPALAATVPTQSGAAILLDVGANANCRPRHLLTFGIMGAVFARVSLGTGEPRVGLLSIGEEETKGNALTRDAHALLKSSRLQFIGNVEARDVYSGAADVVVCDGFTGNVVLKVSEGVVEMIDAVWRQVALSDRGTAGQSAAVEAFERFRTRVDYSEYGGAPLLGVAGVCIVGHGRSSEKAVRNAIVMAHRFATEGLVPRIQQELSLLQGMAS; from the coding sequence ATGCGGGTTGCCGTCGACGCCATGGGGGGCGACCGCGCTCCCCGCGTGGTCGTGGAGGGGGCAGTGGCCGCCGTCCGGTCAACCGGAGTTGGCGTGACGCTGGTCGGTCCTCCTGAGTTGCTGCGCGCGGAACTGGACCGCGTGCCAGACTCCGCGGCGCTCGACATCACGATCGCGCCGGCGGCCGACGTGGTCGGCATGGGCGAGACGCCCGCCAGAGCGCTCCGGCGCAAACCTCAGGCTTCAATCAAGGTCGCGGCGGAATTGGTAGCCAACGGTGAGGCCGCCGCGCTCTTCAGCGCGGGCAACACCGGCGCGACCGTGCTCGCCGCCTATACCGCGCTGGGACTGCTGGAGGGGGCCGAACGTCCGGCTCTGGCCGCCACAGTGCCGACCCAGTCGGGGGCGGCCATTCTGCTCGACGTCGGGGCCAATGCGAACTGCCGGCCGCGCCACCTGCTCACCTTCGGCATCATGGGCGCCGTGTTCGCCCGCGTGAGTCTTGGAACCGGCGAACCGCGGGTCGGGCTGTTATCGATTGGCGAGGAAGAAACCAAAGGCAATGCGCTCACCCGTGACGCGCACGCGCTCCTGAAGAGCAGCCGCCTCCAGTTCATTGGCAATGTCGAGGCGAGGGACGTGTACTCCGGGGCCGCCGACGTCGTCGTCTGCGATGGCTTCACCGGCAATGTGGTGCTCAAGGTGAGTGAGGGCGTCGTCGAGATGATCGACGCCGTCTGGCGGCAGGTCGCGTTGTCTGATCGCGGGACGGCAGGGCAATCGGCGGCTGTCGAGGCCTTCGAGCGATTCCGGACGCGCGTCGACTACTCCGAGTACGGCGGTGCGCCGCTGCTTGGTGTCGCGGGCGTGTGCATCGTGGGCCACGGCCGGTCGTCGGAGAAGGCCGTGCGCAATGCGATTGTCATGGCCCATCGGTTCGCGACCGAGGGCCTGGTCCCGCGGATCCAGCAGGAATTATCGTTATTGCAGGGGATGGCATCGTGA
- the fabD gene encoding ACP S-malonyltransferase yields MVIAFLFPGQGSQKVGMGRAFADAFPVCRDAMAEADAALGDDLSGLCYNGPEDKLVLTENTQPAILAVSVALGRLLVSKGVRPAFVAGHSLGEYSAHVAAGTITFGDALRIVRRRGRYMQEAVPVGQGAMAAILGLDADKVVAACADAAQGDVVSAANLNAPGQVVIAGSKDAVARAIVQAKARGARRAIPLPVSAPFHCALMKPAEERLAPELRGLAAADPVVPVVANVDAEPKRDARSAIEALVAQVSSPVRWEQVMQRLASEGIRKYVEVGPGTVLTGLGRKILKDAAFLTIEEPADLDAVVAALLL; encoded by the coding sequence ATCGTGATCGCATTCTTGTTTCCGGGACAGGGGTCGCAGAAAGTCGGGATGGGGCGCGCGTTTGCCGACGCCTTTCCCGTGTGCCGGGACGCGATGGCGGAGGCCGATGCGGCGCTTGGTGACGATCTGAGCGGACTGTGCTACAACGGCCCCGAAGACAAGCTGGTGCTCACGGAGAATACGCAGCCTGCGATCCTGGCCGTGAGCGTGGCGCTTGGTCGCCTGCTCGTGTCGAAAGGCGTGCGGCCAGCGTTTGTTGCCGGGCATAGTCTCGGCGAGTACTCCGCGCACGTGGCGGCCGGGACGATCACGTTTGGCGATGCGCTGAGAATTGTGAGACGCCGGGGGCGCTACATGCAGGAGGCCGTTCCGGTCGGACAGGGGGCCATGGCGGCCATTCTGGGCCTCGACGCGGACAAGGTCGTCGCCGCCTGCGCCGATGCGGCGCAGGGCGATGTGGTGAGCGCGGCGAATCTGAATGCACCCGGGCAGGTGGTCATCGCCGGGTCGAAGGACGCAGTCGCGCGGGCCATTGTGCAGGCGAAGGCTCGAGGAGCCAGGCGCGCGATTCCGCTCCCTGTGAGCGCCCCGTTCCACTGCGCGCTCATGAAGCCGGCCGAAGAGCGGCTCGCGCCCGAACTTCGGGGGTTGGCCGCGGCTGATCCCGTCGTGCCCGTGGTGGCCAACGTCGACGCCGAGCCCAAGCGCGATGCCCGGTCGGCTATCGAGGCGCTGGTTGCCCAGGTGTCGTCGCCGGTTCGTTGGGAACAGGTGATGCAACGGCTTGCATCCGAAGGCATCCGCAAGTATGTTGAAGTGGGCCCGGGGACGGTGCTGACCGGGCTTGGCCGCAAAATTCTCAAGGACGCAGCCTTTCTGACGATCGAGGAGCCGGCAGACCTCGACGCCGTGGTGGCGGCCCTGTTGCTGTAA
- the rpmF gene encoding 50S ribosomal protein L32 gives MPNPKRRHSKQRTAKRRTHDALKPISLGQCPQCHEAKAPHTICAHCGYYRGRQVREVEET, from the coding sequence ATGCCGAATCCAAAACGACGACATTCCAAGCAGCGGACCGCCAAGCGGCGCACGCACGACGCGCTCAAGCCCATCTCGCTCGGCCAGTGTCCACAGTGCCACGAAGCGAAGGCCCCTCATACGATCTGCGCCCATTGCGGATACTACCGCGGGCGGCAGGTTCGCGAGGTTGAAGAGACCTAG
- a CDS encoding phosphopentomutase translates to MPLQPFRRVFVIVIDSVGVGELPDAAVYGDEGSNTLGHIAERHLLRIPHLNALGISCILPLAGQVPPVSPGAAYGRMAERSPGKDSVTGHWELMGIVLDRAFPTFPHGFPVDAIREYERRIGRTTIGNTVASGTQIIDELGPEHMRTGQPIVYTSADSVFQIAAHEDVIPVPELYRICEIAYQMFGVGMGVGRVIARPFVGQPGRFKRTSNRHDYALPPFEPTLLDRLTTKGVPVIAIGKIRDLFAGHGIGEAVHTTSDSDGMDAIDRAIASAPDGFIFANLVDFDTLYGHRNDVAGYAANLERFDVRLGALLPRLRTDDLLILTADHGNDPTTASTDHAREYVPLLAQGAHVDAGVDLGTRETFADLGQTLAELFGVGPLRHGRSFLREIVRQDA, encoded by the coding sequence ATGCCGCTCCAGCCGTTCCGTCGAGTCTTTGTCATCGTCATCGACAGCGTCGGTGTCGGCGAACTGCCGGATGCCGCCGTCTACGGAGACGAGGGCAGCAATACGCTGGGGCACATCGCGGAACGCCATCTGCTCCGCATCCCGCACCTTAATGCCCTCGGCATCTCGTGCATCCTGCCGCTTGCCGGCCAGGTTCCGCCCGTGTCGCCCGGGGCGGCGTACGGCCGCATGGCCGAGCGCTCGCCGGGCAAGGATTCGGTGACCGGCCATTGGGAACTGATGGGCATCGTGCTCGATCGCGCGTTCCCGACGTTTCCGCACGGCTTCCCGGTCGACGCGATCCGCGAGTATGAGCGGCGCATCGGTCGCACGACCATTGGCAACACCGTCGCGTCAGGAACGCAGATCATCGATGAGTTGGGTCCTGAGCACATGCGGACCGGTCAGCCGATCGTCTATACCTCCGCCGACAGCGTGTTTCAGATTGCGGCACACGAGGACGTGATCCCGGTGCCGGAGCTGTACCGAATCTGCGAGATCGCCTACCAGATGTTTGGCGTTGGCATGGGCGTCGGTCGGGTGATTGCCAGGCCATTCGTCGGCCAGCCCGGCAGGTTCAAGCGAACCTCGAACAGGCACGACTACGCGCTTCCGCCGTTCGAACCCACGTTGCTCGATCGGCTGACGACGAAGGGGGTGCCCGTGATCGCGATCGGCAAGATCCGCGACCTGTTTGCCGGGCACGGGATTGGCGAGGCCGTTCATACGACGTCGGACTCGGACGGAATGGACGCCATCGATCGCGCGATCGCATCCGCGCCAGACGGTTTCATCTTCGCCAACCTCGTGGACTTCGACACCCTGTACGGTCATCGCAACGACGTGGCAGGCTATGCGGCGAATCTCGAGCGGTTCGACGTGCGTCTGGGCGCGCTGCTTCCGCGTCTCCGGACCGATGACTTGCTGATTCTCACGGCGGACCACGGTAACGATCCCACCACAGCGAGCACCGATCACGCCCGTGAGTACGTGCCGCTGCTTGCGCAGGGCGCGCATGTCGACGCAGGTGTCGACCTCGGCACCCGTGAGACGTTTGCCGATCTCGGCCAGACGCTGGCGGAACTCTTCGGTGTCGGGCCGTTGCGCCATGGGCGCAGTTTCCTGCGCGAGATCGTCAGGCAGGACGCGTAG
- a CDS encoding DUF177 domain-containing protein yields MSDLLLDVSQMREAHARVERTVSADALANDTGVFGVDGPVRLAVAIQKDRQQFRLIGKVQATLELECSRCLVGFEMPVDVAFDVLYLPHSDAKADGEVEIEDDDLSTAYYRDQVIDLGQLVMEQFFMVVPMKPLCRETCRGLCSMCGTNLNTGSCSCTARWEDPRLAVLREIKKDT; encoded by the coding sequence ATGAGTGACTTGCTGCTGGATGTCAGCCAGATGCGTGAGGCGCATGCTCGCGTTGAGCGGACCGTATCCGCCGACGCGCTGGCCAACGACACTGGCGTGTTCGGCGTGGACGGGCCGGTGCGTCTGGCTGTCGCGATCCAGAAGGATCGCCAGCAGTTCCGGCTGATAGGCAAAGTGCAGGCGACGCTCGAACTCGAGTGCAGCCGGTGCCTGGTCGGGTTCGAGATGCCGGTCGACGTGGCGTTCGACGTGCTCTATCTGCCCCATTCCGATGCCAAAGCGGATGGGGAAGTGGAAATCGAAGACGACGACCTGTCAACCGCGTATTACCGCGATCAGGTCATCGACCTCGGCCAGTTGGTGATGGAGCAGTTCTTCATGGTTGTCCCCATGAAGCCGCTCTGCCGCGAGACCTGCCGGGGACTCTGCTCGATGTGCGGCACGAACCTGAACACCGGCTCGTGCTCGTGCACGGCCCGATGGGAGGACCCGCGGTTGGCGGTTCTCCGGGAGATCAAGAAGGATACGTAG
- a CDS encoding deoxyguanosinetriphosphate triphosphohydrolase gives MPTIREVLEQREERMLAPQATRSAASRGRLRPEPEDDIRPAFQRDRDRILHCKAFRRLKHKTQVFFAPTGDHYRTRLTHTLEVSQIARTIAKALALHEELTEAIALGHDLGHTPFGHQGEQVLADLVPGGFEHYHQSLRIVDVLERDGAGLNLTVEVRDGISNHSKGKRGAPIGPDVSAQAMTIEGQIARVSDLIAYVNHDIDDAVRAGILGYDALPAGPVEVLGLTHSRRIGRLVADVVTTTLEGGLSGIRMTEPVLQALLELRSFLFASVYENQLSTAEFKKAAGILGGLWEKVREQPERFLDRRTLDGEGLDAAARDFLAGMTDRYAVALYEHLFIPKPWVELAGRWDGRVE, from the coding sequence GTGCCGACGATCCGCGAAGTCCTCGAGCAACGCGAAGAGCGCATGCTGGCCCCGCAGGCGACCCGGAGCGCGGCCAGCCGGGGTCGGTTGCGGCCGGAACCAGAAGATGACATCCGTCCCGCCTTCCAGCGCGATCGGGATCGCATTCTCCACTGCAAGGCGTTTCGCCGGCTCAAGCACAAAACCCAGGTCTTCTTCGCTCCGACAGGCGATCACTACCGGACCCGGCTTACGCATACCCTCGAGGTCTCGCAGATTGCGCGGACCATCGCCAAAGCGCTGGCCCTCCACGAAGAACTGACCGAGGCCATTGCGCTCGGCCACGACCTGGGCCACACGCCCTTTGGCCACCAGGGGGAGCAGGTGCTGGCGGACCTCGTACCGGGTGGCTTTGAGCACTACCATCAGAGCCTGCGCATCGTGGATGTGCTCGAGCGGGATGGTGCCGGGTTGAATCTGACCGTCGAGGTGCGGGACGGTATCTCCAACCATTCGAAGGGTAAACGCGGCGCACCGATCGGCCCGGACGTGTCGGCTCAAGCGATGACGATCGAGGGGCAGATTGCGCGCGTCTCGGATCTGATCGCCTACGTCAATCACGACATTGACGATGCCGTTCGGGCCGGCATCCTGGGATACGACGCGCTTCCGGCCGGGCCGGTGGAGGTGCTGGGCCTGACGCATTCGCGGCGAATCGGGCGGCTGGTCGCAGACGTGGTGACCACGACGCTCGAAGGCGGCTTGTCAGGCATCAGGATGACCGAGCCGGTCCTCCAGGCGCTGCTCGAACTCCGGAGCTTCCTGTTTGCCAGCGTGTACGAGAACCAGTTATCGACCGCCGAGTTCAAGAAGGCGGCTGGCATTCTCGGCGGCCTGTGGGAGAAGGTCCGGGAGCAGCCCGAGCGGTTCCTCGATCGTCGGACGCTCGACGGCGAGGGGCTCGATGCCGCCGCGAGGGACTTCCTGGCCGGCATGACCGATCGATACGCCGTCGCCCTCTACGAGCACCTTTTCATCCCCAAGCCGTGGGTCGAACTGGCCGGCCGCTGGGACGGTCGGGTGGAATAG
- the acpP gene encoding acyl carrier protein, translated as MSAVADKVKKIIVDQLGVDEEEVTQDASFVDDLGADSLDTVELVMAFEEEFGIEIPDEDAEKITRVKEAIEYIEAHSKKK; from the coding sequence ATGTCTGCGGTTGCTGACAAGGTCAAGAAGATCATTGTGGACCAGCTGGGCGTCGACGAAGAGGAAGTGACGCAGGATGCGTCGTTCGTGGACGACCTCGGCGCGGACTCGCTCGACACGGTCGAGCTGGTGATGGCGTTCGAAGAGGAGTTCGGGATCGAGATCCCGGATGAGGACGCCGAGAAGATCACCCGCGTGAAGGAAGCCATCGAGTACATCGAAGCCCACTCGAAAAAGAAGTAG
- a CDS encoding electron transfer flavoprotein subunit beta/FixA family protein, protein MKIAVCIKQVPARDWQPRVNDDRTWVRDQDASFEMNEADAYALEEGLRLKEKHGGEVVVCSAGPARVAQVLREALARGADRAIHVEDDGLERGDAFAVAEALASAMRDEQFDLVLTGLQSDDQGFAQTGVVLAGTLGIASATIIMEVDVQPGAVRVKRELEGGWFQFVTLPLPAVLTIQSGINQLRYATLKGIMGAKKKEIRKAVPPAGLASRQRIVSLYVPEKKKHTEMIGGSAAEAAKELVRRLRDEARVIS, encoded by the coding sequence ATGAAGATCGCGGTCTGCATCAAACAGGTTCCGGCACGCGACTGGCAGCCGCGCGTCAATGACGATCGCACGTGGGTGCGGGACCAGGACGCGTCGTTCGAGATGAACGAGGCCGACGCCTACGCGCTCGAAGAAGGCCTGCGCCTCAAAGAGAAACACGGGGGCGAAGTCGTGGTGTGCTCGGCTGGGCCGGCCAGAGTGGCCCAAGTCCTCCGGGAGGCGCTGGCGCGTGGCGCGGACCGGGCGATTCATGTCGAAGACGATGGCCTCGAAAGAGGCGATGCGTTCGCGGTTGCGGAGGCGCTGGCCTCGGCGATGCGGGACGAGCAATTCGACCTCGTGCTCACCGGGTTGCAGTCCGACGACCAGGGCTTCGCGCAGACCGGAGTCGTGCTGGCCGGGACGCTGGGCATCGCGTCGGCGACGATCATCATGGAAGTCGATGTGCAGCCGGGCGCCGTCCGCGTCAAACGGGAACTCGAGGGCGGGTGGTTCCAGTTCGTCACCCTGCCGCTCCCGGCTGTCCTGACGATTCAGAGCGGCATCAACCAACTGCGGTACGCGACGCTCAAGGGCATCATGGGGGCCAAGAAGAAGGAGATTCGCAAGGCAGTTCCGCCCGCGGGTCTCGCGTCTCGGCAGCGCATCGTCAGCCTGTATGTGCCGGAGAAGAAGAAGCACACCGAGATGATTGGTGGCTCAGCTGCCGAGGCGGCCAAGGAACTCGTCCGACGGCTTCGTGACGAGGCTCGGGTGATTTCATGA
- the fabF gene encoding beta-ketoacyl-ACP synthase II: MNRRVVVTGVGLVSPLGVGTEATWEGLCAGRSGAGRITKFDPSAFAAQIAHEVKGFDPLQFMEKKDVKKMDVFIHYAIAASQFAVTDAGLVIGPENAPRVGVFIASGIGGFGTIEREHKALLEGGPRKISPFFIPAAIINLASGQVSIRLGAKGPNLASCTACSASAHAVGDAYEIIKRGAADVMIVGGSEAAITPMGVGGFAAMRALSTRNDEPERASRPFDKDRDGFVMGEGSGVLVVEELEHARRRGAGIYAEIVGYGMTADAFHITAPSEDGDGAVRAMDMAIRSAGAIPSQVDYINAHGTSTPFNDKLETLAIKTLFGEHARRLAVSSTKSMTGHLLGASGGLEAGILALAIRRQTMPPTINQDTPDPECDLDYIPWKARTAPITYALSNSFGFGGTNAVILMRRFDG, from the coding sequence GTGAACAGGCGCGTTGTTGTGACGGGCGTCGGGTTGGTGTCGCCGCTTGGCGTCGGCACCGAGGCGACATGGGAGGGCCTCTGTGCGGGCCGCAGTGGTGCGGGCCGCATCACGAAGTTCGACCCCTCGGCGTTCGCCGCGCAAATCGCCCACGAGGTCAAGGGTTTCGACCCGTTGCAGTTCATGGAGAAGAAGGACGTCAAGAAGATGGACGTCTTCATCCACTACGCGATTGCCGCGTCCCAATTCGCGGTGACCGATGCCGGGCTTGTCATCGGGCCCGAGAACGCGCCGCGTGTCGGCGTGTTCATCGCCTCCGGGATCGGCGGATTCGGGACCATCGAGCGCGAACACAAGGCGCTGCTCGAAGGCGGGCCGAGGAAGATCTCACCGTTCTTCATTCCTGCGGCCATTATCAACCTGGCGTCCGGCCAGGTCTCGATTCGCCTGGGTGCTAAGGGGCCGAACCTGGCCAGCTGCACGGCCTGCTCGGCATCCGCGCATGCGGTGGGCGATGCTTACGAAATCATCAAGCGGGGTGCGGCCGACGTGATGATCGTTGGCGGCTCCGAGGCGGCGATTACGCCTATGGGGGTCGGGGGATTTGCCGCGATGCGGGCGCTCTCGACGCGCAACGACGAGCCCGAGCGGGCCAGCCGGCCATTCGACAAGGATCGCGATGGCTTCGTCATGGGCGAAGGATCCGGCGTGCTGGTGGTCGAGGAACTCGAGCACGCGCGCCGTCGCGGCGCGGGCATCTACGCCGAGATCGTCGGCTACGGCATGACCGCCGATGCGTTCCACATCACGGCGCCCTCGGAAGACGGTGATGGGGCCGTTCGGGCCATGGACATGGCGATCAGGTCGGCCGGGGCGATCCCGTCGCAGGTGGACTACATCAACGCGCACGGGACCTCCACGCCCTTCAACGACAAGCTGGAGACGCTGGCCATCAAGACGCTCTTCGGTGAACACGCCCGCCGACTGGCCGTATCGTCCACCAAGTCGATGACCGGACATCTGCTCGGCGCCTCTGGCGGTCTCGAAGCCGGCATTCTGGCGCTGGCCATTCGTCGCCAGACGATGCCTCCGACCATCAACCAGGACACCCCCGATCCCGAGTGCGATCTCGACTACATCCCGTGGAAGGCTCGCACCGCACCCATCACGTACGCCTTGTCGAATTCGTTCGGGTTTGGCGGAACCAACGCCGTCATCCTGATGCGCCGCTTCGACGGCTGA
- a CDS encoding RNA chaperone Hfq — MAQISETRAPAAPDVQDGFLNIARRSRATVRFLLMDGTEFEARVKTFDRFAVIVEHDGTDTMVFKHAIASIRAPRATNTSDSADQG, encoded by the coding sequence ATGGCCCAGATTTCTGAGACGAGAGCGCCGGCGGCCCCTGATGTCCAGGACGGCTTCCTCAACATCGCCCGGCGCAGTCGCGCCACGGTGCGGTTTCTCCTGATGGACGGCACCGAATTCGAGGCGCGCGTCAAGACCTTCGATCGATTCGCCGTGATCGTCGAACATGACGGCACCGACACCATGGTCTTCAAGCATGCCATCGCGTCGATTCGCGCACCGCGCGCGACCAACACGTCCGACTCCGCAGACCAGGGCTGA
- the fabG gene encoding 3-oxoacyl-ACP reductase FabG translates to MVDLTGKVAVVTGGARGIGQTIAAELARCGASVVAADVLAAVGSGTAATGDGRAIETAVMDVTDAKGVEATIADIIARHGRIDILVNNAGITRDQLLMRMKREDWDRVLNVNLTGTFICAQAVLRPMMKQRVGRIISISSVVGQMGNAGQSNYAASKAGLIGFSKSLAREVASRNITVNVVAPGLIDTDMTRALPPETQNEWLSKVPLGRFGSPEDIASAVCFLASNEASYITGQVLAVNGGMYT, encoded by the coding sequence ATGGTTGATTTGACAGGGAAAGTCGCGGTCGTGACCGGTGGGGCCAGAGGGATTGGCCAGACGATCGCTGCCGAGTTGGCGCGATGCGGGGCCAGCGTGGTCGCGGCCGACGTGCTGGCGGCGGTCGGATCCGGGACGGCAGCGACCGGTGACGGGCGTGCCATCGAGACGGCCGTGATGGACGTGACCGACGCCAAGGGGGTCGAGGCGACGATCGCCGATATCATCGCCCGCCACGGGCGCATCGACATCCTGGTGAACAACGCCGGCATCACCCGCGACCAGTTGCTGATGCGCATGAAGCGGGAAGACTGGGACCGCGTGCTCAACGTGAACCTGACGGGCACCTTCATCTGTGCACAGGCGGTGTTGCGGCCGATGATGAAGCAGCGCGTCGGCCGGATCATCAGCATCAGCTCGGTGGTCGGCCAGATGGGCAACGCCGGGCAGTCGAACTATGCGGCGTCGAAGGCCGGGTTGATTGGATTCAGCAAGTCGCTCGCTCGCGAGGTGGCATCGCGCAACATCACGGTCAACGTGGTGGCGCCTGGGCTCATCGATACCGATATGACGCGCGCGCTTCCGCCCGAGACGCAGAACGAGTGGCTGAGCAAGGTGCCCCTCGGGCGCTTCGGCAGCCCGGAGGATATCGCGTCGGCCGTCTGTTTCCTGGCCTCGAACGAGGCTTCGTACATCACGGGGCAGGTCCTTGCCGTCAACGGCGGGATGTATACGTAG
- the miaA gene encoding tRNA (adenosine(37)-N6)-dimethylallyltransferase MiaA — protein sequence MSNGHAETDRTVVAILGPTASGKSALGLALAKRFGGEIISCDSTAVYKGFDIGTDKVPLAEQQGVPHHLVDLVDPGCEYTAADYARDAMRVIVDIRRRGRLPILVGGTGFYYRALVRGLFPGPARDPAIRSRLERIAALRGVERLHRWLARVDPPSARRIQSRDLVRIVRALEVYVKSGIPLTQHFAKTRAPLDGWSVIGLAVSPPWAEITDRIARRVDIQFARGIVGEVRQALASGVPATSRPFTGYVYRRVLEHVRGERDEAATRALIVIENRHYARRQLIWFRKEPNLVWIHRAGERDETIDDAGRAVGARLGPISASGPFAENATHGPDF from the coding sequence GTGAGCAACGGGCACGCCGAGACCGATCGCACGGTTGTGGCCATCCTGGGGCCGACTGCCAGCGGCAAGAGCGCGCTCGGCCTCGCTCTGGCAAAACGGTTTGGCGGCGAGATCATCAGTTGCGACTCGACAGCCGTGTACAAGGGCTTCGATATCGGAACCGACAAGGTGCCGCTCGCCGAGCAACAAGGCGTCCCTCACCACCTCGTCGATCTGGTCGACCCCGGCTGTGAGTACACGGCCGCCGACTATGCCCGCGACGCGATGCGGGTGATCGTCGACATCAGGCGGCGTGGCAGGCTTCCCATCCTGGTCGGCGGCACGGGCTTCTATTACCGCGCGCTCGTTCGTGGGCTCTTTCCCGGTCCCGCGCGCGATCCCGCGATCCGGAGCAGACTCGAGCGCATCGCGGCGCTGCGCGGTGTCGAGCGCCTCCATCGCTGGCTGGCGCGTGTCGATCCGCCATCCGCCAGGCGCATCCAGTCGCGCGACCTGGTCCGCATCGTGCGCGCCCTCGAGGTGTACGTGAAGAGCGGCATTCCGCTGACGCAGCATTTCGCCAAGACGCGCGCACCGCTCGACGGCTGGTCGGTCATCGGCTTGGCGGTGTCGCCGCCGTGGGCCGAAATCACGGACCGAATTGCGCGGCGCGTGGACATCCAGTTTGCGCGCGGCATTGTCGGCGAAGTGCGGCAGGCGCTCGCGAGCGGCGTGCCGGCAACATCGCGCCCGTTCACCGGATACGTCTATCGTCGGGTGCTCGAGCACGTGCGCGGTGAGCGTGACGAGGCCGCGACCCGCGCGTTGATCGTGATCGAGAACCGTCACTACGCGCGCCGACAGTTGATCTGGTTCCGTAAAGAGCCTAATCTAGTCTGGATTCACAGGGCTGGTGAACGAGACGAGACGATCGACGACGCCGGGCGCGCGGTTGGTGCGCGACTCGGTCCGATCTCGGCATCCGGTCCCTTTGCGGAGAATGCCACGCATGGCCCAGATTTCTGA
- a CDS encoding energy transducer TonB, translating to MPRPEYVVVLRNRGTEFLMYFNFDDRHPDVSGMDRAMSWREGVLLSLVLHLAGTILVILAPQLFPVGKPDASEVEQKMALMRQRENDARRFVFVQPRAEFEARQKPKGSDLSDRDRATQTPERAPNPMNMQPFSRGNTPERIDQPATPAPPQMQAFQNMANPGQPAPGPPGAKVQEDSVLRGLTGAAALTRAGAGGTAGDRLGDALRNVQKYTPPQIFDNSQGGGQFGSAIQFDTKGVEFGPWVRRFIAQIKRNWFIPYAAMSLKGHVVVTFVVHKDGSITELGVAGPCSIDAFNNSSFNAIATSNPTQPLPPEYPDEKARFTVTFYYNDPPPDR from the coding sequence ATGCCCCGCCCGGAATACGTGGTCGTACTTCGGAATCGGGGCACTGAGTTCCTGATGTACTTCAACTTCGACGATCGACACCCTGATGTTTCCGGCATGGACCGCGCCATGTCGTGGCGCGAGGGTGTACTCCTGTCGCTCGTCCTGCATCTGGCCGGCACGATCCTCGTCATTCTGGCTCCGCAGTTGTTCCCGGTTGGGAAACCCGATGCGAGCGAAGTCGAGCAGAAGATGGCGCTGATGCGGCAGCGCGAGAACGACGCCCGCCGATTCGTCTTCGTGCAACCGCGCGCCGAGTTCGAGGCCAGGCAGAAGCCGAAGGGTTCGGATTTGTCAGATCGGGACCGCGCGACGCAGACGCCGGAACGTGCGCCCAACCCGATGAACATGCAGCCGTTCTCGCGGGGGAACACGCCCGAACGCATCGACCAGCCCGCCACGCCGGCGCCACCGCAGATGCAGGCATTTCAGAATATGGCCAATCCCGGGCAGCCGGCGCCAGGGCCTCCGGGAGCGAAGGTGCAGGAGGATTCGGTACTGCGGGGCCTGACGGGGGCGGCGGCCCTTACGCGAGCCGGTGCCGGGGGCACGGCGGGGGATCGACTGGGCGATGCCCTCCGCAACGTGCAGAAGTACACGCCGCCGCAGATCTTCGACAACTCGCAGGGCGGTGGCCAGTTTGGTTCGGCGATCCAGTTCGATACCAAGGGTGTCGAGTTCGGACCGTGGGTCAGGCGCTTCATCGCGCAGATCAAGCGGAACTGGTTCATCCCGTACGCCGCGATGTCCCTGAAGGGGCACGTCGTCGTCACCTTTGTCGTGCACAAGGATGGCAGCATCACGGAGCTGGGTGTGGCGGGCCCCTGTTCGATCGACGCGTTCAACAACTCGTCGTTTAACGCCATCGCGACGTCGAATCCCACGCAGCCGCTGCCGCCGGAGTACCCGGACGAGAAAGCCCGCTTCACCGTCACCTTTTATTACAACGATCCCCCGCCCGATCGGTAA